The Dreissena polymorpha isolate Duluth1 chromosome 4, UMN_Dpol_1.0, whole genome shotgun sequence region tctatctatctatctatctatctatctatctatctatctatctatctatctatctatctatctatctatctatctatctatctatctatctatctatctatctatctatctatctatctatctatctatctatctatctatctatctatctatctatctatctatctatctatctatctatctatctatctatctatctatctatctatctatctatctatctatctatctatctatctatctatctatctatctatctatctatctatctatctatctatctatctatctatctatctatctatctatctatctatctatctatctatctatctatctatctatctatctatctatctatctatctatctatctatctatctatctatctatctatctatctatctatctatctatctatctatctatctatctatctatctatctatctatctatctatctatctatctatctatctatctatctatctatctatctatctatcgatctatctatctatctatctatctatctatctatctatctatctatctatctatctatctatctatctatctatctatctatctatctatctatctatctatctatctatctatctatctatctatcatctatctatctatctatctatctatctatctatctagctatctatctatctatctatctatctatctatctatcgatctatctatctatctatctatctatctatctatctatctatctatctatctatctatctatctatctatctatctatctatctatctatctatctatctatctatctatctatctatctatctatctatctatctatctatctatctatctatctatctatctatctatctatctatctatctatctatctatactgtctaactcccctttcgggtattattgtgACGATTTTTGCCGGTACGTTctcctttaggttcattattctttgagttctttcctattatttacaccaaaacgaaagtacatttCCCGCGAACAAACATTCGACTATTCGGTATGTTccacgcaaatagcgtgtgtattttggattgatcattgtatttttatgtacataatatgatgatttaataatacaagtcggttattaagatgcacaatatgtatttcataatatagccacagcattatacaattactgtttgaaacggtagggttgtgtttacatgaaatagtagggtgatgtctttagcaagcgggtcacgtggtatatatatcattatataaagcgctgctcttatggggagcgagcagtctgcgttcgatcgtcGAACAGTTCACAACGTTAAATACGTTAGATACCATATACCATTGGAAGTATCTGTGGCTTTTGATACTTTTGAGTGGGGGTGACCCAAGCAACTTTACGcataacataccatagcttgctgggtaagcTTGAGACTCATACTAGTCCGGGCACAGATCTCCTTTGGTAATATAAGACAGTGCACGTTTCTGGTCTCTAAGGTCAGCCTGAGCAAGGGACAtctctgtgactttggatgctgtttgagtgggggtgacccaagcaactttacgcataacataccatagcttgctgggtagcttgAGACTCATACATAAGTCCGGATCACAGGTTTTCATTCCAGTTAGTAcacgtgtcaggtctcgtaggtcagcctgagtctgtcaagctactgattgtcgcttgtacaacactgatcgattgtcttccttgcataacgcaGAGGGGGGTCATTGATGGTCTTCCTTGCGTAAggcagaggggagacactgcagactcgtTGCTATAGGTAtaagacacccgaggtgacccaagtcacccaagacgacccaagtcgaaccaagtcaacccaagtcgacccaagacacaccaagtcgacccaagtcaacccaagtcgacccaagacacaccaagtcgacccaagtcaacccaagtcgacctaagtcgacccaagtcgacccaagtcaacccaagtctaCCCAAGtggacccaagtcaacccaagtcaacccaagtcgacccaagtcaacccaagtgatcaaagcaatccaagtcgcacagggcatTCGGAACCGGCTTAtatagaggcaaattatattatttgtttatcaaatcacacggctaaggaaagcccaaggaaaagccattatatatatatcccgaaggaacggtagacacgttacaaaaaattggtggcagcggtgggatataTTGGGACGACCTTTAAAGCATCCCGACTCAGCCTCACGATGGCTTCACATCAAGAACAAAGCGACTTGGATAGGATAAGAGCCGAACTTGAGCATGTCAAGCTAGAAAATGCTAGACTAAAACTTGAATCCGAGATCACTGGTATTGAAAGGGAATTGGATAGCGACCCCGAAGTTGGTGTAGAGGAAGAACCTTGCATAGATTTTAACGTAGGAAGAATAATCAGGAAACGGACGGCGCCAGAACCAGTCATGGCTCCTAAGAAGCCGCATCTGACCGTGGAGAAGGCATGCAGCTCCTGCATGGGAAACGAGGTCAGCTGTGATCGCCCACTTGAAACTGCCGCTCCAGACCATAGTTCGATGAGAAGACAGGTCCCCACGGTGGTTTGCTGTAACGTACAGACCCAGACAGACGAACCTAGGGTAAACAAATGCGATGTGTGCGATATCACCTTCGGCAACCAGGCCATGATGTTCGTACACAAGGGTTGCCATTGTTTCGACAATCCTATGAGATGTAATGTCTGCGGTGAAACATGCCATGACGCGATGGGTTTCTATATCCACATAACCATGGGGCATACTGCCAAATGACTGAGACACATTTAGAACTGTTAGAGTTAGCTGTATAGTTTATTGTTACTGTTTCGTGTTCATTGTTTCATCAGGTCACATTCATGTTGTTTTGATCATTTTACTCAACAGGATACtagtcatttttgaacttaaaATCTCATGTTTTTGTTGTGTACGATTGTTTCTGTATTACTACTGGAAGTAGTACGTGGTTCGTCAATTAAAGATGTtattgacacatttgttttacttttagataTAAAGTATTGTAAGTGGGACGCTTGAAATCGGAGGCGTGGGTAGTGTGACGATTTTTGCCGGTACTTTctcctttaggttcattattctttgagttctttcctattatttacaccaaaacgaaagtacatttcccgcgaacaagcattcgactattcggtacgttccacgcaaatagcgtgtgtattttggattgatcattgtatttttatgtacataatttgatgatttaataatacaagtcggttattaagatgcacaatatgtatttcataacatagccacagtattatacaattactgtttgaaacggtagggttgtgttaacatgaaatagtagggtgatgtctttagcaagcgggtcacgtggtatatatatcattatataaagcgctgctcttatggggagcgagcagtctgcgttcgatcgtcGAACAGAACACAACGTTTAATACGTTAGAGACCAAATACCATTGGAAGtatctgtgactttggatgcctATTGAGTGGGGGTGACCCAGGCAAGCTTGAGACTCATATATTAGTCCGGGCACAGGTCTCCTTTGGTAATATAAGACAGTACACGTTTCTGGTCTCTTAGGTCAGCCTGAGCAAGGGACAtctctgtgactttggatgcTGTTTGAGTGGGGGTGGCCCAATCAACTTTACGcataacataccatagcttgctgggtagcttgAGACTCATACATAAGTCCGGATCACAAGTTTTCATTCCAGTTAGTAcacgtgtcaggtctcgtaggtcagcctgagtctgtcaagctactgattgtcgcttgtacaacactgaccgattgtcttccttgcataacgcagaggggggacattgattgtcttccttgcgtaacgcagaggggagacactgcagactcgtTGCTATAGGTGTAcgacacccgaggtgacccaagtcacccaagacgacccaagtcgacccaagtcaacccaagtcgacccaagacacaccaagtcgacccaagtcaacccaagtcgacccaagttgacccaagtcaacccaagtcgacccaagtcaacccaagtcgacccaagacACACCAAGCCGACCCAAGTCAACCGAATTCGACctaagtcgacccaagtcaacccaagtctaCCCAAGtggacccaagtcaacccaagtcaacccaagtcaacccaagtcaacccaagtcaacccaagtcaacccgagtcgacccaagtcgacccaagtcaacccaagtgatcaaagcaatccaagtcgcacagggcatacggaaccggcttatatagaggcaaattatattatgtgtttatcaaatcacacggctaaggaaagcccaaggaaaagccattatatatatatcccgaaggaacggtagacacgttacaTTATCGACAGgtgtgttgtattatacaaaatgcattatttctaccacaagaaTACCATATTAGGCCTATTGCTACTCATTAGGTACTGTATAAATTTTATtaactattatttatattaaattcaagtttttaaggcttcatctccattcgttagatactgatgggcagcaaacagcataaaaccagaacagactgtgagttactcgcaagctgttctggttttatgttgttttcacatAGCAATTTCCACTTtagctctgagtgggaaagggttaacatactGATTTCCTAGTAAAGTGTATTtgtgatgataaaaaatatactagaagattattaatgctggaaaatgctgaaaaaatacattctttctgttaaaagtgtgtcttgtctccatttttaagtgtattgaaCGCAcactaaatgcagaaaaatacaatgcaattactgttttatgaaatgtgcattaaatgcactttttcttttaattatatgcttaaaacagtatccagattaagtttgcaaatccagattatttgcaaacttattttttttcatttattgaacaattgttatgaaattttgcatatttgtaggggacaatgagtacatacatatatttgaaaaaaaaagagttaaaatgtttttggaaaaaaga contains the following coding sequences:
- the LOC127878505 gene encoding zinc finger protein Pegasus-like, whose translation is MASHQEQSDLDRIRAELEHVKLENARLKLESEITGIERELDSDPEVGVEEEPCIDFNVGRIIRKRTAPEPVMAPKKPHLTVEKACSSCMGNEVSCDRPLETAAPDHSSMRRQVPTVVCCNVQTQTDEPRVNKCDVCDITFGNQAMMFVHKGCHCFDNPMRCNVCGETCHDAMGFYIHITMGHTAK